Proteins found in one Hypericibacter terrae genomic segment:
- a CDS encoding DUF2927 domain-containing protein, with the protein MAAISWAARVAVALSRCCRQSWAVILLAPLLAGAGGERVDRLVTDFDLIIFNTEFGTPMDAKIHKWITPIRIFLDARAGPLDLERKELEEHVALLRRLTGLKIEFVPKAADGNLMFVFDTQDRLIGSVNKYLAQPIGGWKDLHGSLCFGMFGVQDALQINFAVIGIPIDEVMSRGKLKDCVIEETTQVLGLPNDSDKVFPSVFNDHSPQVTLTDDDELLVRLLYSPRIDVGMSRAEALKVVREILEEGGP; encoded by the coding sequence ATGGCGGCAATTTCATGGGCGGCCCGCGTGGCCGTCGCTTTGTCGCGTTGCTGCCGGCAGAGCTGGGCCGTTATCCTCCTGGCGCCCCTGCTCGCCGGCGCCGGCGGCGAGCGGGTCGACCGGCTGGTCACGGATTTCGACCTGATCATCTTCAATACCGAGTTCGGCACGCCGATGGACGCGAAGATCCACAAATGGATCACCCCCATCCGCATCTTCCTCGACGCCCGCGCCGGCCCCCTGGATCTCGAGCGCAAGGAATTGGAGGAACATGTCGCGCTGTTGAGACGTTTAACCGGCTTGAAGATCGAGTTCGTTCCCAAGGCCGCCGACGGCAATCTGATGTTCGTGTTCGATACCCAGGATCGATTGATCGGCTCGGTGAACAAATATCTCGCGCAACCGATCGGCGGCTGGAAGGACCTTCACGGTTCGCTCTGTTTCGGCATGTTCGGGGTGCAGGACGCGCTGCAGATCAATTTCGCCGTGATCGGCATCCCCATCGACGAAGTCATGTCGCGGGGAAAATTGAAGGATTGCGTGATCGAGGAAACCACCCAGGTGCTGGGCCTGCCGAACGATTCCGACAAGGTCTTCCCGTCGGTCTTCAACGACCACAGCCCCCAGGTCACCTTGACCGACGATGACGAACTCCTGGTGCGGCTGCTCTACAGCCCCCGCATCGATGTCGGCATGTCGCGGGCCGAGGCTCTCAAGGTCGTGCGCGAGATCCTCGAGGAG